The following nucleotide sequence is from Streptomyces sp. HUAS CB01.
GTCGGCCTTGACGCCGTCGGCGCTGAGGAAGGAGACGTGCTCGAGGCTGTCGACGCCCGCTTCGAGGGCGTCCCGGATGGCCTGGACGCCGTGGGCGTGGGCGGCCACGGGCAGCCCGAGGCGGTGTGCCTCGTCCACTACCGTACGCAGGTCTTCCAGGCCGTACTGCGAGGCGTGCGGCGGCACGGATTCAGGAGTCATCATGCCGCCACTGGCCATGATCTTGATGACTGCGCACCCGCGGGCGTGGCGTTCCCGCACGGCCGCACGCAACGCCTCGGTGCCTTCGACCTCTCCGCCGAAAAAGTGGCAATGCCCGCGCGGGGTGGTGAGCGGGGGACCGGCGGCCAGGATCTCGGGGCCCTGCTCCGGGTGCTCGGCCAATTCCTCCACGAGGGTCAGCGAGAGATAGTTGCGGTCGCCGAGATCGCGCACGGTGGTGATTCCGGCGTGCAGTGCGCTCCGGGCCGCGGCTCGCATTTGGGCCAGCAGGTCTGCGTCACTGGTTGCGGCCAGGGACGTCACGGGGTTCGGGCCGGCGTCGAAGGCGAGGTGGATGTGGGTGTCGATGAGGCCGGGCAGCAGGCAGGCCCGGGAGCCGAGATCGATGACCTCAGTGTTGTCGGCAGGCAGGGCGCCGCTGCGGTCCACGCGGACGATGCGGTCGCCTCTGACGTACACCGTGACAGGTCCGGACGAGGCGAACCCGTCGAACATCGAACCGGCGTGTATGGCAAAGGAATTCATCAGTAATTCTCCGATCGGAAAGCGTGTGTCACGCGGGACACCGAGATCTGGCCTGCTCAGGGCAGGTGCGGAAGATGCGTGTCGGCAGGGGCTGGTGGACTCCGGCCAGGCACCGGGGCGCCGGACACTGTCAGCGGTGCAGCAGCGAGTGGGGTGCACTCTCAGGACGGTGCCGGCGTCGGGTGCAGAGCCGTCGGGGCCTGGCTGCCGAGTGATGTGCTGGGATGCCGTGGGCGGCGGAGATGTCGTTCTGGCTGCGGGCGTCAAAAGGTGCGGCTCTGCAGGCCGTCACGGTTGCGGCGTCCGGGGGTGGCCCCGCGGCCGTCCGGGTCAGTCCATCGGGCTGTGGGCGGCGAGGGCCTGCGCGCGGGCGGCCGTGCCGTCACGACGGGTACGCCGCAGCTCGTACTGGGCCAGCAGGCGCTTCGAGGCCGTCAGGAAGGTCTTGTACGGTGGCGCAGCCAGGCCCGTGGACGTGTGGGGGCGTAGCGGGAGTCTTCGTCGGTGACGGTCAGCCGTCCGGTGAGCGTGCGCATGCCCAGCCGGACGCGCTGAGGCCGGAAGGCTTGGGCGAGGAACCCGGCTCTGCGCCCGCCCGGCGGCAACAGTCCAGGGGCCACGTCGAGCCGTAGCCTCGCGGCGTCGTGCCCGGGGACCGCCACCGGGACAATCACAGGGAGGCCGTCTGCACCGCGGTAGGCCGGCAGCCGGTGCGGCAGCCCGCCGATCTGCCGTGCGACCGCGGCGAGGCCGACGCGCGGGCCCATACCGTTCTTCGGGGGACTTCTGCTCGTTCGGTTCCTCGGGCCAGGCGGCGCCGGTGGCCGTCATCGGTCCGTGGGCCGCCGGATCGGGCCAGACGGCGACGCGCTCGACCTCGACGTCGATGAAGACGCGCTCCTGGTGGTTCTCGCGCAGCAGCCAGTCCCGTATCGGCCCGCGCCTTGTCTCCCCGAGGAAGGGCTCCGAGGCCCACATCAGCTCTGCCAGGCGCTCCGGTGACGGGCGCAGATCAACCGACGCGGTGCCCTGCGCGACCACGTACGAGCCACTTGCGGCGAAGCCGTGATCACGCGTGTGGTGGGCGACCGACACGTGCGGGTCCCGCAGAATGCGTTCCGGTTCCTTCGGGAGGCCGAGCGAGGTGGTGAAGCCGACCCGGCCCGCCTCCCGGTCCGCGAGGCCCACCGGCGCGACGCTGGTGACCACGGCGCCGTCGGCCGGGGTGACATTGGCGGCCGCGACCGTGAGGTCGCCCCTGATCACGGCGTCCGCCGCGTCCGGCCACCCAGGCGAGGCGGAGGTCATCAGTCGGCGACGCGCAGGATCCGCAGGTCGTCCGTCGCCTGACGGCGCATGACGGGGAGGAGCGGGCGTACCGGCTCCGGCATGCCTGCGAGCACCAGTTCCACCTCCGCGGGCGTCCCCACCTCGTCGAGGAAGCCGATCATCAGGTGTCCGGCCACGGGCGGCGTGGTCGCGATCACCCGCTGCGCGAAGTCCTGCCAGTCATCGGCGCTGATGTGGTCGCGGAGCGCGGGGAAGAGGATCGGCTCCTCGCGGTCCAGGTGGTCGTGCACCGTGTCGCGCACGGCGACGGCCGCGTCCTGCAGCGCGGCCCGGACTCCGTCCGTCACGCCGCCGACACCGAGGCCGGTACCGCCAGCTTCACCGGCCCCGTCCCCGACCTCGTCGCCGCTCATGTTCACCGCGGCAAGCTGGTCGAGCGCGGCGTCCAGGCGCTCGTGCTCGTCGCTCAGCGCGTCGAGGGCGTGTTCCGTGGCCGGCGCCGCCGCGACGATCCGCGGCCACAGGTCCTTGTCCTCGGTCTCGTGGTGATGGCGCAGGTTCGCGACGAGGAAGTCGCGCAGCTGCGCCAGTGCGGCGAGTGGCACCGAGGGGCGGGTGGCGGCCTC
It contains:
- a CDS encoding metal-dependent hydrolase family protein, which produces MNSFAIHAGSMFDGFASSGPVTVYVRGDRIVRVDRSGALPADNTEVIDLGSRACLLPGLIDTHIHLAFDAGPNPVTSLAATSDADLLAQMRAAARSALHAGITTVRDLGDRNYLSLTLVEELAEHPEQGPEILAAGPPLTTPRGHCHFFGGEVEGTEALRAAVRERHARGCAVIKIMASGGMMTPESVPPHASQYGLEDLRTVVDEAHRLGLPVAAHAHGVQAIRDALEAGVDSLEHVSFLSADGVKADPALIEAIVESNTFASVTAGLDPSVPIDRSKGMGARGQTIFSTYGTLQKVGAKVVIGSDAGIGPVKPHNVLPHGVADLVREGVTPIDALISATSLAAQLCRVEGRKGRIIGGADADLLAVNGDPVKDPAALLDVRAVFRAGIRVR
- a CDS encoding hemerythrin domain-containing protein codes for the protein MHMESASESASVIETRLAHEVHRVATTLLAEAATRPSVPLAALAQLRDFLVANLRHHHETEDKDLWPRIVAAAPATEHALDALSDEHERLDAALDQLAAVNMSGDEVGDGAGEAGGTGLGVGGVTDGVRAALQDAAVAVRDTVHDHLDREEPILFPALRDHISADDWQDFAQRVIATTPPVAGHLMIGFLDEVGTPAEVELVLAGMPEPVRPLLPVMRRQATDDLRILRVAD